The following is a genomic window from Gemmatimonadaceae bacterium.
CCCAGAAAAACGGGTACGGCTGGCGTGGTGACATCGTAATACGCGACGCCGCGCTCGACTGTGCTGCCACCCGCACCACAGGTCTGCAACGCGACAGCAGCGAGATCTCCAGTGAACGCCGCCGTGCGAACGCGAGCAGCAGCCACACCGTGCGCAGCTACACCGGCCGGCACCGGTATGGTCGCAACCACCACCGGTGTTTGCGGCCGCGAAAGATCAACGATCTTGATCGTTACAGCTTTGCACGGATAAGGGTTATACAGATGCGCGTGAACTCCGGCGGCGGGCATCAACCCCGCGCCGACGATACCAGTTGTGCCGACTATCGCGATGTCGCCGTTAAGTCCGCCGCCGCCGAGGTTGCTCTGGCCCACCAGGCGCATTGTCTGAGCGCCGAGCATCATTGGACAGGCCAGCATGATCGAGAAAGCGATGTGCGCGTATTGCCGCACATGATTCACTCGGCCAGAATGCGATGTTCTCATGGAGGTATCGGTGCGCTAAGCGTCGCGGCAAGCTGCTCGATTGCCTTGACCGCCGGCGCGTCCGGATTGTAATCGACTGGCGTTTTACCAGCGCGCTCGGCCTCCAGCAGCGATGGATCATACGGGATCTCGCCAGCCAGCTTCAGCGAATGCGCCTTGCAGAACTCGGCAATTGCTTTCCGGTCACCATCGTCCCGCACCTTGTTGGCAACCGCAAGCACTTCGCCGATACCGAGTTCCGCCGCGAGTGCCGCAACCCGTTTCGCGACCTCCATCGATCGGTAATACGGTTCGATCGTGGCGACAAAACGCGACAGGCTCCTTCCGGTTCCCCGGGACAGATGCTCGAGTCCCGCTTCCATGTCGACGATGATATCCCGATCATCGTCGTCTTTTCTCACCAGCTCACCAATCAAGCCGCGGACCGCGGCGTGGGCGCTGCACAGTCAACCAGCGCCGCCATGGTTCACCTTACCCATCACCAGCAGACGGATGCCGTCGGGCCCCGGCGCGGAGTAATTGGAGATGATGTCGTCGGAATTCGCGGTGAAAACCGTTTTTGTAGTACCGTCCTCCTGCTGCTGACGCTCCATCATGTTGCGCGGGAGGTCCATCATCTCCTGCGCCTTTTCCGGAGGAACACCAAGCGTGACGGCGAGGTTTGGCGTAGTATCGGCATCAATTGCCAGCACCTGCCTCCCCTGCCGCGCGAGAACCCGGGCAAGAGTGCCCGAGATTGTCGTCTTTCCAGTCCCGCCTTTTCCCGCAATCGCTACTCGCATCAGTGTTTGTGCCCTCCGGCAGCGCGGACCGCGTGACATTCGGCCGCGCCCGCTGGGTTGTCGTGACAGTCGCAGCCGGGATCGCTGCATTCGCCGTGCCCCTGAGACAGCAGCTCGGAAAACTCATCCTTGAACCGGCGCGATGCTTCGCGGCGTCCGACTTCGGTCAACCTGTACTCGGCGATGCTTCCGCCAAGCTCGACCACGTAATTGCGTTCCATCAGATCGGTCAGCGTCGCGCGCACAAGTGCCTCTGGATGCGCAAGAAACCGCGTCATGCCAACCAGGTTTGCGCTCGCCTGCAAGCCTTCGCCTTCGAACCAGAACAGCAGCTCGAGCATTTCATCGCGCCGCGCGATCTCCAGCCCCGCGTCATCACTCATGAACTCCAATCTCCTCTTCCGCGGTCGCCGAAAAAACTTTCTCACTCGCCAACAGATGATGGATGCGGCGCACGGCAACGTCAACCGCGGCCCGCACCGGAGGCGTGAGCTCGCCGGTAAGGTCGCAGGTCATCTCATCGACTTGCATCGGTTCACACCCCACGAGAATCACCCTCGGCGGCAGTACGTTGAGCGCCTGCGCCACCGAGAGAGCGTGGGACGGAATCGCGACATGCATATCCACCCGCTGGACCTGCTCCACACCGTCGACTTCAAGCACATACACCGTGCCAGGCTCGCCGCCGCGCGTCATCGCGTCCGCAATAATCAGCAGGTCGCACGGCGTGAGCAGGTCCTGCGCTAGACGTATCCCGGCAGTGCCGACCTCCATCAGGTCAACACCCGGCCCGGCAACTCCTTCGTCCCCGAGCCGGCGCACTACTTCGACACCAAAGCCATCGTCACCGCGGAGAGTGTTGCCGAAACCAGCTATCAAAGTCCGCGGCATCAGGAGGTCCCGGTTCGCGGTACTGGCTCGACACCCACGGCGACCTCGACATTCCCCGCTTCGACTCTCACCGGATAAACGCGGATTCTGTCCCCGCCAGATGAATCTGCCCGCGCCCCGGAGCGCACATCGTACCGGCAACCATGCCAGCTGCAGACGAGAACCGCATCGTCGAGCGAACTGTATGCCAGCGGCAGCGGACTGTCTCCGCAGTTGGCCGCAAGTGCATAGTATTCGCCGCCAACGTTGGCGATCAGAATTGATTCAGCACCGGCTTCGATTGCCCGCGTTTCGCCGGGCTCGAGATCCGTGGCGGGGAACGCGGAGTGGTAAACCGGCCGGTTGGCTCGGCGCAGCCCGCCCAGTTTCACAAGCTCCGCGGCTTTCGGCGCACGCTGCCGCTCGCCAATGACGAGAATCTGAAAACCGATCAGCCCCTCTCTGAGAGCCGACTCGATATCGCGTCGAACCGCGTCGACGGAAAGCCCGCTCTTCTCTACTCCGTGCAGCTTCACGAAGACTTCGCTGCCCCCCACATCCAGCAGCTCGACGTCGACTCCGTGAGAATGCAGGTGGCCGCGCACGGCATCGAGCGCTTCCTCGGTGTTGATTCGCCGATCCACCGCCAGCAGATCGTACGACATGAAGAGCAGCCGTATCGCCGGGTCCGCGGTCAGGCGGTCCATGAACTGCTCCCCCCCCATTCCCACGATCGCGCTGAAAAGGTGCGTGAGCGCTGTTCTGTGCACAGCGTCGATGCCTTCCAGCAGCGCCGTCACCTGCGCCCGCACGTCAGGGTCAGCGTGACCCTCGAGCGCCGCGATAATATCCGCGATATAATCGAGAAGATCGTCGTGCGGCTGGACGACGTCGGGCTCGCTGCCTGTCCCCGTCATCCGAATCTGAATGCCGGCACGGCTGTCAATACAAGGGATCCCATAGGTAATTGGGCGGAGGCCCCGTCGTCAGTAGCGAGGGACCATACGAGATCGCAGATATCGTCGAACGCCGCTGCCACTTCACCGCTCAGGGCCGCGCCGAACTCGTGAGTCTCCGGCTCCACCTCCACCACGACGACATCGTCCGGCAACGCCTTGAAGTAGCGCGCGATCACTAGCGTATTCTCGAGCGCGATTATTCCGGTCACGGCATCGGTGACCATGCGCTGAATCTCTTCGTCAGCGGGCAGTCTGCCGTCCCATCGATAAGCGCGGACAGTGCCGGCCGGCCGATCTCCCCGTTTGACTGCAGAGACGACTACGATCCGGTCGAAGCGGGTTTCAGGTTGCTCGTCCTGCAGCCGCTGAATAATCGCGATCGGGTTGTAGCTCAGATCCTCGACTACGACATTCGCCGGAGCGTCACGCCCGGACAGCCGCTCCTGAACCTCGATCCCGATCGAGTAATCACACAGATCGGGATAGGCGACACCCCCCACCAGAACCCGCACCGCCTACGAGCTCAGTCGTCGAGGCCGCAGGCGCAGGTGTTCACTTCACGCGTAATGAGGCCGCCCTCCGACTGAATGTGGGTCGTGCACGGCATGCACGGATCGAAGCTGCGAATTGCACGGAGCACGTCCAGCCCGCGGAACTTCGCCGGATCATTGGACTCCTCCAGCAACGGCGTGTTCAGCACCGCTTCTTCGTACGGACCCGGCTGTCCCCAGCGGTCAGTTGGCGATGCATTCCAGGTCGACGGCGTGACGATCTGGTAGTTGGACACTGCGCCGCGATCAAGCGTCAGATGGTGGGTCAGATAACCCCGGCCCGCTCCCCAGAATCCAACCCCCTGCTGAGTTCCGCGCTTGGGGATCTCGAACTTCGTGCTCGTCTTCGTGTCACCATCCTTGAGCCTTTCCATGGCACCCCGCCATTGCTCGAACGCAATGAGCGTCGTGAACGCCATGCAGTAGGCGCGCGCACGATTCCGCTCAAACGCGTTCCACACCTCGGGCACGTGCCACTCGAGCTCGGTCTCTGGCAGTGCTCCCGCCGGCATCCGCATCTTCAGCGAGTGCCCGGTGGATTCCATGAAGGGACTGTCGGGCATCTTCTGGGCGACGGCGGAATTCCAGAGCCGTGCGTACGCGCCACCTTCCATTGCCTGCCGATCCCACCGTGGCGTTGTATCCCAGGTGTACTTCTCCTTCCAGTTTTGTCCCTGCGGACGCGGACGCGTGACCTTGTTCCACGGATGGTATGGCGACAGGGGGTTGCCGCTGGGATCAGTCGGGAAATGCTGCTGCTGTCCCTCGCCGGTCCAGTCCTCGTAATAGGAATGCTCGACGAATTCCTCGAGGCCGATGTTGATCGTC
Proteins encoded in this region:
- a CDS encoding AAA family ATPase yields the protein MRVAIAGKGGTGKTTISGTLARVLARQGRQVLAIDADTTPNLAVTLGVPPEKAQEMMDLPRNMMERQQQEDGTTKTVFTANSDDIISNYSAPGPDGIRLLVMGKVNHGGAG
- a CDS encoding hydrogenase maturation protease, which translates into the protein MPRTLIAGFGNTLRGDDGFGVEVVRRLGDEGVAGPGVDLMEVGTAGIRLAQDLLTPCDLLIIADAMTRGGEPGTVYVLEVDGVEQVQRVDMHVAIPSHALSVAQALNVLPPRVILVGCEPMQVDEMTCDLTGELTPPVRAAVDVAVRRIHHLLASEKVFSATAEEEIGVHE
- a CDS encoding Rieske 2Fe-2S domain-containing protein, which encodes MTGTGSEPDVVQPHDDLLDYIADIIAALEGHADPDVRAQVTALLEGIDAVHRTALTHLFSAIVGMGGEQFMDRLTADPAIRLLFMSYDLLAVDRRINTEEALDAVRGHLHSHGVDVELLDVGGSEVFVKLHGVEKSGLSVDAVRRDIESALREGLIGFQILVIGERQRAPKAAELVKLGGLRRANRPVYHSAFPATDLEPGETRAIEAGAESILIANVGGEYYALAANCGDSPLPLAYSSLDDAVLVCSWHGCRYDVRSGARADSSGGDRIRVYPVRVEAGNVEVAVGVEPVPRTGTS
- a CDS encoding hydrogenase maturation protease, which produces MRVLVGGVAYPDLCDYSIGIEVQERLSGRDAPANVVVEDLSYNPIAIIQRLQDEQPETRFDRIVVVSAVKRGDRPAGTVRAYRWDGRLPADEEIQRMVTDAVTGIIALENTLVIARYFKALPDDVVVVEVEPETHEFGAALSGEVAAAFDDICDLVWSLATDDGASAQLPMGSLVLTAVPAFRFG